In the Mauremys mutica isolate MM-2020 ecotype Southern chromosome 13, ASM2049712v1, whole genome shotgun sequence genome, one interval contains:
- the LOC123348520 gene encoding olfactory receptor 12-like produces METMKERNHTALTEFILLGFGTGPGLKVGPFVVFLAIYMTTVLGNTIMVFLIRASSALHTPMYFFLMNLSLLDLCYSSTIAPKAMASFLAGGKTISFIGCATQFFFFVVFVTTETFILAAMAYDRYTAICNPLLYPIAMSKQVCVQLLVGSYVCGGVNSMVQTVFTFTLCFCGSNEIDHFFCDIPPLLSLSCTNTNINELVLFSLSSLIIVSTSMVILISYAYIISAILRIRSAEGRHRAFSTCTSHMMSVSLFYGTLTFMYAQPSSLSAPAQNKVVSVFYTLVIPMLNPLIYSLRNKDVKEALGRIISSVFLK; encoded by the coding sequence ATGGAGACAATGAAAGAGAGAAACCACACAGCACTGACAGAATTCATCCTGCTGGGGTTTGGAACTGGTCCGGGGCTCAAGGTGGGCCCCTTTGTGGTGTTTCTAGCAATTTACATGACAACTGTGCTGGGGAACACCATCATGGTCTTCCTCATTAGAGCGAGCTCCGCCCTgcacacccccatgtatttcttcctcatgAACCTGTCACTCTTAGACCTCTGCTACTCCTCGACCATCGCCCCGAAAGCCATGGCGAGCTTCCTAGCAGGCGGCAAAACCATTTCCTTCATTGGATGTGCCACCCAATTCTTCTTCTTTGTTGTCTTTGTCACCACTGAGACATTCATCCTGGCAGCCATGGCATATGATCGATACACCGCCATCTGCAACCCACTCCTGTATCCCATCGCCATGTCCAAACAGGTTTGCGTTCAACTACTGGTGGGTTCCTATGTTTGTGGTGGTGTAAATTCCATGGTGCAAACAGTCTTCACCTTTACACTGTGTTTCTGTGGTTCCAATGAGATTGATCACTTCTTCTGTGACATTCCACCCCTGCTAAGCCTCTCATGCACCAACACAAACATCAATGAACTGGTGCTGTTCAGTTTATCCAGCCTCATCATCGTGAGCACCTCCATGGTCATTCTCATCTCCTATGCCTACATCATCTCTGCCATTCTCAGGATTCGCTCTGCTGAGGGCAGACAcagagccttctccacctgcacctcccacATGATGTCTGTGAGTTTATTTTATGGTACTCTTACGTTCATGTATGCTCAGCCCAGTTCACTATCTGCTCCAGCTCAGAACAAAGTGGTGTCTGTGTTTTATACCCTGGTCATCCCTATGTTgaatcccctcatctacagcctgaggaacaaggatgTGAAAGAAGCTTTGGGAAGAATCATcagctcagtgtttttaaaatga
- the LOC123348805 gene encoding olfactory receptor 12-like, with product MKERNHTALTEFILLGFGSGLGLKVAPFVVFLVIYMTTVLINTIMVFLISANSPLHTPMYFFLMNLSLLDLFYSSTIAPKAMISFLAGSKTISFIGCATQLFFFGLFASTEAFILAAMAYDRYTAICNPLLYPIAMSKQVYVQLLVGSYVCGGVNAMVQTVFTFTLCFCGSSEIDHFFCDIPPLLSLSCTNTDINKVVLFTLSSLIIVSTSMVILVSYACIISAILRIRSAEGRRRAFSTCTSHMMSVSLFYGTITFIYAQPSSLSAPAQSKMVSVFYTLVIPMLNPLIYSLRNKDVKEALGRTISSVLLK from the coding sequence ATGAAAGAGAGAAACCACACAGCACTGACGGAATTCATCCTGCTGGGGTTTGGAAGTGGTCTGGGGCTCAAGGTGGCCCCCTTTGTGGTGTTTCTGGTGATTTACATGACAACCGTGCTGATAAACACCATCATGGTCTTTCTCATTAGCGCCAACTCTCCCctgcacacccccatgtacttcttcctcatGAACCTGTCACTCTTAGACCTCTTCTACTCCTCCACCATTGCTCCCAAAGCCATGATCAGCTTCCTAGCAGGCAGCAAAACCATTTCCTTCATTGGATGTGCCACCCAATTATTCTTCTTTGGTCTCTTTGCCAGTACTGAGGCGTTCATCCTGGCAGCCATGGCATATGATCGATACACCGCCATCTGCAACCCGCTCCTGTATCCCATTGCCATGTCCAAGCAAGTTTATGTTCAACTGCTTGTGGGTTCCTATGTTTGTGGTGGTGTAAACGCAATGGTGCAAACAGTCTTCACCTTTACACTGTGTTTCTGTGGGTCCAGTGAGATAGATCACTTCTTCTGTGACATTCCACCTCTACTAAGCCTCTCATGCACCAACACAGACATCAATAAAGTGGTGCTCTTCACTTTATCTAGCCTCATCATCGTGAGCACATCCATGGTCATTCTTGTATCCTATGCCTGCATCATCTCTGCCATCCTCAGGATTCGCTCTGCTGAGGGCAGACGCAGAGCCTTCTCCACTTGCACCTCCCACATGATGTCCGTGAGTTTATTTTATGGCACTATTACCTTCATATATGCCCAGCCCAGTTCTCTATCTGCTCCAGCTCAGAGCAAAATGGTGTCTGTGTTTTATACCCTGGTCATCCCTATGTTGAATCCCCTCATCTATagcctgaggaacaaggatgTGAAAGAAGCTTTGGGAAGAACCATCAGCTCAGTGCTTCTAAAATGA